Genomic segment of Panicum virgatum strain AP13 chromosome 9N, P.virgatum_v5, whole genome shotgun sequence:
GCAGGCCCCCTACAAAGCCTAGATCCAGTGGAACCCAACCAGCTAGGACCTTGGGTCTAACTCAAAATTAGCCTTAGGGTGAGAACTGTCCATCTTATATATGTTATGCTCCTTCACTATCTATTTTCGATGTGAGATTAAACCAAACATTTGGAGAAAAATATTGAAACTCTTACCGTGTCTCCCAGGCTCCTCTGCTGATAGAATGATGATGGGGTAAGGTAAGGACGATCCGCGCCGGTTTCATGTGCTGTCCGTCCAGTTCACTGCAGGTCCTTCACCAAAAACCTTAACAAACAACATCTATGATTCATTTTCAATACCGGTTTTGTAGTTAGAATGGTATTTGAACCTTTTTTTCTAACGCTGGATGGGCTAGTGATGACCGAGAACAAAACCAGTGTAGCGTTTTTTCGTTATTCCTTTGAGTATACTACAAAAaaggcagtggcggagccaagGGGGGGCCAGCAGGGGCCGTGGCCCCCCTCAACGGCGCAGCAAAACATTTTTTACCTCTATTTGAAAGTGTCAATGACACAATACAGTTGTTGTTGACCCAATACAAGTTACAGAGCATGGTTAAGCTCCTAATTAACCCTAGAAAAACTAGAATTTTGCATCACCTTACATATACAATAGACAAGCTAATTCATGTTGTAGTTACAGTGAACATAGACCGAAGCGATCAATCTTTTTGTTCACTTGCATGTGCCTCACCAGGGTTATAGGCCGCCCTTAATATCCCCAAATCCCTAATTCTACTGCACGATGGCTTCATGTATCGATGCACACGATAGACGACAAACCACCCACGGCTTCACTTTGCTACGACCATCCGGCCTCCAAGCGTGCTCGGCCGCTCTGGATGCTGAACACCTTGGCTGGATGCCGCCTCCAACTCTAGTCCTCCATAGGTCCTAATCATGTAGGCTGCGGCGAGCTAGTGATTCGTGATATTGCTAATCTATGGCTTGTGTACGCTAAATCAttcagttttttctttttttttgtcttggtTTATGTTATTTGGTAGCCAATACTCGTACCAATACGAGTTATGAGTGGTGAATAATTTGTCGAGAATATATATTATATTCTTATTTGTTAGCCATCAGATTATATCGATATGTTGGGCCGGCCCCCTCTATGAGAAatttctggctccgccactgaaaAAAGGGTTAACGACAGTAGCTTCATCACGTTCACTTGTATCTGTGTTTTCATTATGCGCACACAGCGATTCTAACTCTAGATAGCTCAGCCGAGGCCCAAAATGTTAAAAAGAATTGGAGCTCGTGGGCTTCACTGTTTTTAAGATGGGAGAAGAGCACACGGTTCAGGAACAGGTAGGCTCGGCAAATGACGCACAACCGGCCCACATTGTGGTTCAGTGGCATACATGGGCTCAAACCAGCACAATAACGAAAGGCTCTGAAGATCCATCCAACTATAGTTAGTTATCTTTTTTTGAACTGTGATCGCTCACTTTGCCGGGTTTTTTTTGCCGGTTTCTGAACATAGCGGTTATGCAGCAAGCTCGATTTCATTCAACATTACTTGCATCCAAGTTCAGAAATCAGAACCATTGATATAAACCTACACAGGTAGCAAATCCCAGACCACCTCATCCACCAGCTGATCGGCCAGCATCCCCGCCACCACCGCACCGAcctcccgctcctcctcgccgacacgcatccaccgccgcgcgcgctccaTCTCTGCCAAGACGGCCTCCCCGCCGCGCAGCATGTCCTTCAGGCCCCACCGCTCGCTCCCCGCGCCGTACAtccagctcctcgccgccgccagcacctcaCCGTCCTCCCACCACTCGGCctttcgcggcggcggcagcagcagcagcaggcccgccgccgcggggagatCCTCCGGGTGCGCCCTGGGGTCTCGCCGCCGTTTCGTCTCGACGAACAGGTCGAGCAGAAGCCTCCGCGACACGCGGTCCGCGCCGGCGTccatgagcagcagcagctcgagaAGGCCGTGTTCGTCCGGGTCGCGGCGGacgacaccggcgccgcggtGGCTCCTGCTCGGGCGTGGCGCAAACGCCGCCGCGTCTCCAGTGCGACACTGGATAACAACCCGCTGCGCCGGGgcatcgccggcgaggtcgtcggTGTCCGATGTGGCGGCGAGGCGCGCCTCGAGGTCCACAGGGCCCAGCTCCTCGGTGTTCCCGAACCGTCGGATCTTGTGCTGCGGCCGTAGCATCTTTCTCCCTGCTCcacgacaaaaaaaaaaagtgaatcGCGGCCATCAATCCAAATGTGTCGAGCACGCAATACCGGGAGATCAGATTAGCCTGTGGCATTTTCCCAGCAGTCACTGGCGCTGTGGGTCCAGCAAGATCTCCGTGTAATTGGCACGGCTTTTAAAATATCCGGATCGCGTCGTGCCCGGGCAAATGACAGAAGCAGAGGAGATTTGGCCCCTGTTTAGTTGtataattcaaaatttcaaatttttttctcggcacctgcatggagacttaaatctagacgaaataaaaaacgcattgcacaATTTgcctgtaaatcacgagacgaatctaatgaacctaattagaccataattagacgctaaattgctacattaatgctacagtaaacaacctctaatgatggattaattagaattattagattcgtctcgcgatttacagacgagttttgtaattaattttatgattagtttATGTTTAATATTTCGAATGTAGAAatattctctttcaaaaaatttacacccTGTAACTAAAGAAGGCCCTGGAGTGCCACCAGCACTGCCCGTCGAGGCGACGAATTCCCAAACCCTGAAATCCTAAAACCGTAAGACTAGGGC
This window contains:
- the LOC120687181 gene encoding uncharacterized protein LOC120687181, whose amino-acid sequence is MAAGAGGAAAPLRLKDLLELDCDSCSAAGFRCYPRRLLGEPPAPATRHLLEPPSLSLRRQRRPSKLSSLSRSLSRRLGSGGGLFWRRRGEDEDAAAAAAAAAPSGSGSESGASSAETATSDGSASAGRRGSRCESDSDLSTAATSAGDEQHEAMKRGSRSRSSSGASEADDKEDQQQLSPVAVMDFPSDDDGDADDAAACSPSFSLARLQRRKMLRPQHKIRRFGNTEELGPVDLEARLAATSDTDDLAGDAPAQRVVIQCRTGDAAAFAPRPSRSHRGAGVVRRDPDEHGLLELLLLMDAGADRVSRRLLLDLFVETKRRRDPRAHPEDLPAAAGLLLLLPPPRKAEWWEDGEVLAAARSWMYGAGSERWGLKDMLRGGEAVLAEMERARRWMRVGEEEREVGAVVAGMLADQLVDEVVWDLLPV